The following coding sequences lie in one Spinacia oleracea cultivar Varoflay chromosome 1, BTI_SOV_V1, whole genome shotgun sequence genomic window:
- the LOC110795353 gene encoding kinesin-like protein KIN-12C: protein MLKSWRRSERDGLRRRVSGLTWLRRENKSLRLQLRDTAEVVQTAGELLVRLREAEEAASFAESNLSDVQQEHERLRKQMEKQKNKHKMEMVTMKQYMAENKLPESALRPALQYDEPLPTNTVTAQDDDDDAWKAEFGAIYQEHHHY from the exons ATGCTGAAGAGTTGGAGAAGGAGCGAGAGAGATGGTCTGAGACGGAGAGTGAGTGGATTAACTTGGTTGAGAAGGGAGAATAAAAGCCTTAGATTACAGCTTAGAGACACTGCTGAGGTTGTTCAAACTGCTGGTGAGCTACTTGTCCGACTCAGAGAAGCTGAGGAAGCTGCTTCATTTGCTGAG TCGAATCTCAGTGATGTTCAGCAAGAGCACGAGAGGTTGAGGAAGCAAATGGAGAAACAGAAGAACAAACACAAGATGGAAATGGTGACGATGAAACAGTACATGGCTGAGAATAAATTGCCAGAATCTGCATTGAGGCCTGCATTACAATACGACGAGCCACTTCCCACCAACACTGTCACTGctcaagatgatgatgatgatgcttGGAAAGCAGAATTTGGAGCCATATATCAAGAACACCACCACTACTGA